Proteins encoded within one genomic window of Methanolacinia paynteri:
- a CDS encoding methytransferase partner Trm112 — MKMSTYEILCCPVCKGDLELKVVEKIVLESGEEDVIEGTLRCQKCGVDYPISDGIPNLLPQNK, encoded by the coding sequence ATGAAGATGTCAACCTACGAGATCCTTTGCTGTCCCGTATGCAAAGGCGATCTCGAACTGAAGGTCGTTGAGAAGATCGTTCTTGAGAGCGGTGAAGAGGATGTCATAGAGGGGACTCTCCGCTGTCAAAAATGCGGTGTTGACTATCCGATCTCGGACGGAATCCCGAACCTTCTTCCGCAAAATAAATAA
- a CDS encoding DUF7524 family protein, which translates to MSVHIRLNRKGINSIEMPESADVGVGESLVLKMINHGAPLHLTVSTINGKRFTHFIHENMYVDDSLVLRIPILSVAPPGSFRIEIITGYGTVKEELTVNVHDQEIELPEGMEEIPDIEEKKSIISGKDALVILCAVLAWISYASGFFYPGLIPVIVPMVLLTAGVVIGWFFRSS; encoded by the coding sequence ATGTCGGTACATATCCGCCTGAACAGGAAGGGAATAAACTCAATAGAGATGCCCGAATCGGCTGACGTCGGGGTGGGGGAATCTCTTGTGCTGAAGATGATAAATCACGGCGCCCCCCTGCATCTGACGGTTTCGACAATAAACGGAAAGAGATTTACCCATTTCATTCATGAAAACATGTATGTTGACGACAGTCTCGTTCTCAGGATACCTATTCTCTCCGTGGCACCCCCCGGAAGTTTCCGTATCGAGATAATTACAGGATACGGAACAGTGAAAGAGGAGCTGACGGTGAACGTCCACGATCAGGAGATCGAGCTTCCCGAGGGAATGGAGGAGATCCCGGATATCGAGGAGAAAAAGAGTATAATATCGGGTAAAGACGCCCTGGTAATTCTCTGTGCCGTTCTCGCGTGGATCTCTTATGCGTCCGGATTCTTCTATCCGGGATTAATTCCCGTAATTGTTCCGATGGTTCTTCTTACAGCCGGTGTTGTTATCGGATGGTTCTTCCGGTCCTCATAA
- a CDS encoding adenylosuccinate synthetase, translated as MSCIIIVGGFFGDEGKGKIVAHVAHEDKPSIISRGGVGPNAGHTVQVGEKEYGIRMIPSGFVYPKARLMIGSGVLVDPNVLKKEIEMLDVDDRVFIDKRCSIIEEEHIKQDKGNEHLSKTIGSTGTGCGPANVARVNRVAKQAKDIPELQKYLIDASYEINSALDRGENVLLEGTQGFGISLYFGTYPFVTSKDTSASQIAADNGVGPTRIDDVIVVFKAYPTRVGAGPFGTEMSKEESMRLGIQEFGTVTHRERRIGCWDGAMARYSAMVNGCTIAAITGIDHIDPECYGATEYSQLTEKALEFIKQAEKDIGAPVKLISTGPEMNQIIDIR; from the coding sequence ATGAGCTGTATAATAATAGTCGGTGGCTTTTTTGGAGATGAAGGCAAGGGCAAAATCGTTGCCCACGTTGCACATGAAGATAAACCCTCAATAATTTCCAGGGGCGGGGTAGGCCCCAATGCGGGACATACCGTTCAGGTCGGGGAAAAGGAGTACGGAATCAGGATGATACCTTCCGGGTTCGTATATCCCAAAGCAAGACTTATGATCGGCAGCGGCGTCCTTGTCGACCCCAATGTCCTCAAAAAGGAGATTGAAATGCTCGATGTCGACGACAGGGTCTTTATCGACAAAAGGTGCAGCATAATCGAGGAAGAGCACATAAAACAGGACAAGGGCAACGAGCACCTCTCGAAGACAATCGGGTCCACCGGGACAGGCTGCGGCCCGGCAAATGTCGCGAGGGTGAACAGGGTTGCAAAGCAGGCGAAGGATATCCCTGAGCTTCAGAAGTACCTGATCGACGCATCCTACGAGATCAACTCCGCACTTGACAGGGGCGAAAACGTTCTCCTCGAAGGAACCCAGGGATTCGGAATATCGCTCTATTTCGGAACATACCCGTTTGTCACGAGCAAGGACACATCTGCGTCGCAGATTGCCGCGGACAACGGTGTGGGCCCGACGAGGATCGACGATGTAATAGTGGTCTTCAAGGCATACCCCACAAGGGTGGGAGCAGGGCCGTTCGGCACGGAGATGTCGAAAGAAGAGTCGATGAGGCTTGGAATCCAGGAGTTCGGAACCGTAACCCACAGGGAGAGGCGTATCGGGTGCTGGGACGGGGCGATGGCAAGATACTCGGCCATGGTCAACGGGTGCACTATTGCGGCGATAACAGGCATCGATCACATCGATCCTGAGTGTTACGGTGCGACGGAGTACAGCCAGCTTACCGAAAAGGCTCTTGAGTTCATAAAACAGGCTGAAAAGGATATCGGCGCACCTGTAAAGCTGATCTCGACAGGGCCGGAGATGAACCAGATTATCGATATAAGATAA